One genomic region from Quercus robur chromosome 4, dhQueRobu3.1, whole genome shotgun sequence encodes:
- the LOC126723229 gene encoding RGG repeats nuclear RNA binding protein A-like — MATMNPFDLLGDDDAEDPLQLIAAHQPKPAASTAAVGSQSKKPSPAQSKPAAVVAQPAAKLPSKPLPPAQAVREARSEPRGGGRGGGRGYGRGRGGGGGYNRDSANNEGSFPESGAPAGQGAVEGGDSGRSGERRGYSGPRGPYRGGGGGGGGGGGRRVSFSNGEAGDVERPRRAFERRSGTGRGGEVKRDGAGRGNWGTQADEVAPVAEEANETEKNVGDEKPVGEEEASDANKETPANETEEKEAEDKEMTLEEYEKVREEKRKALLTLKTEERKVDAKEFASMQQLSNKKENNDIFIKLGSEKDKRREALEKEEKAKKSVSINEFLKPTEGERHFTPGGRGRGRGRGSRGGFSGNTIISNVAAPSIEDPSQFPTLGGK, encoded by the exons atggCGACCATGAATCCCTTTGATTTGTTGGGTGACGACGACGCCGAGGACCCGTTGCAGCTGATCGCAGCTCACCAGCCTAAGCCAGCTGCCTCCACCGCCGCCGTGGGGTCGCAGTCGAAGAAGCCGTCGCCGGCTCAGTCCAAGCCGGCTGCGGTGGTGGCTCAGCCCGCTGCTAAGCTTCCCTCCAAGCCTCTCCCTCCAGCTCAAGCTG TGAGGGAGGCAAGGAGTGAGCCTCGGGGAGGTGGTCGTGGTGGTGGACGTGGATATGGACGCGGccgtggtggtggcggtggttaCAATCGTGACTCTGCCAACAATGAGGGATCGTTCCCTGAGAGTGGGGCTCCTGCCGGTCAAGGTGCTGTTGAAGGAGGGGATTCTGGGAGGTCTGGTGAGAGGCGTGGCTATAGTGGACCTCGGGGACCTTACcgtggtggcggtggcggtggtggcGGCGGTGGTGGTCGCCGTGTTAGTTTCAGTAATGGAGAAGCTGGTGATGTGGAACGCCCTCGAAGGGCATTTGAACGCCGTAGCGGAACTGGGCGCGG AGGTGAGGTCAAACGTGATGGAGCTGGTCGTGGGAACTGGGGAACTCAGGCTGATGAAGTTGCTCC GGTTGCTGAAGAAGCCAATGAAACTGAGAAGAATGTGGGTGATGAAAAGCCAGTGGGAGAGGAAGAGGCATCAGATGCCAACAAGGAGACTCCTGCTAATGAAACTGAAGAAAAAGAAGCCGAGGATAAG GAGATGACTCTGGAGGAGTATGAAAAGGTGCGGGAAGAGAAGAGGAAGGCCCTGCTGACACTTAAGACTGAGGAAAGAAAGGTTGATGCTAAGGAGTTTGCATCCATGCAACAGCTTTCaaacaagaaggaaaataatgacatatttATCAAATTG GGCTCTGAAAAGGATAAGCGGCGAGAGGCTCTTGAGAAGGAAGAGAAAGCCAAAAAG TCGGTCAGCATCAATGAGTTCTTGAAGCCTACTGAAGGAGAAAGGCACTTCACCCCTGGTGGTCGTGGTCGGGGTCGTGGTCGTGGTTCAAGAGGAGGGTTCAGTGGAAACACAATAATAAGCAATGTGGCAGCCCCATCTATTGAAGATCCTAGTCAATTCCCAACCTTAGGTGGCAAGTGA